The following are encoded together in the Drosophila sechellia strain sech25 chromosome 3R, ASM438219v1, whole genome shotgun sequence genome:
- the LOC6606788 gene encoding uncharacterized protein LOC6606788, with protein sequence MVQGTEDIANDPIPAWLDQQKFEQFLDRDFPDLKKIKSFRIEPTAGNGENYTSQLLRANFELELNDGSQQSISYMAKILPNSGNRENVASWKVFDKERNTYGKYIPEFEQMYRDAGKKISFGPRYYESQIELDEELIVLEDLGKRGFRNVHRQNGLDIQHTEATLEKLAQFHAASAVRFELNGAYPEEYNRNLCSVEDSFKEFRENQLKAYIDAFPLYNASHLAKEVQAYGSQADDMFQSFAPKIEGEFRVLNHGDAWCNNFMYQYDEAGNLAEVNFVDLQMSRFSSPAQDLLYLILSSTQLDFKIAKFDYMIKFYHEKLIESLKLLKYPKPMPSLRNLHQSIFIHGDWILPIVSILLPIVLIDGGDDANMDSLMDGEGAGDKFRNNTFKNPRVIRHQKEILPWAHRRGAFEITKWGNFGCQTSVHSHSRIQTVVWNSRVLVKLIHSRLTMGLRNSKSKKSYEVASAGDLNQKKASINSSGSSNAVIEGSTTTADPPPPPSPIIEEPNLGPEWLNQTQFEELLSANVDQFSKIVGFRVKPAMAPGENYATLMLRISIDVELTDKSTKLVCFMLKVPHNTPQMEQMLAMANFFNSENKVYSDILPKLEELYKAKGLDINFAPKAFKLDSEKEPKLGNTVLMNDLSQEGFKNLNRLECLNLEQTKFALKKLAQFHAASAMNVQVNGPYADQFVNGIMGGNKDVLMAFYEGIIASFRTAFMANLKNFKNGEEFREKLEKAFVQIFLDFEHLMKADPDEFNVLNHGDCWMNNLLFKLDSKGKVEDMLFVDFQNPKYGSPTQDLFYLILTSVHIDYKLDYFEYFIRHYHEQLTKHLDLLGFTGKQPSLRELHMQMYKYGSWAVFPSISVLPIVLLDPNESATFENFLGDSESGAKFKNLLYANKRYHGYIEKLLPWLDNKGFLEAYFINQVVAPETPSSEQPDNPNQILDWLNVSDIAEVISSAEPEFEKIVGGSWSSATKPGDNFASKLLKIDIETQLKDNTSKTLSYILKVMPQSTPDNFTDVNMFPKEREMYRKYIPAFEQLYKDAGLTVTFTANSFVLNKPIKEEYLLMENLLTKGFKMADRKKGLNMEHTKSSLKKLAQWHAASIKYKELNGAYPPLYNDGIYIEQTRDLFHNMFASAKEAYIRIFGTFEGADEYLPKLEWIIDNHVDQVLEDAKINEQAFNVLNHGDAWINNIMFQYDAEGRLKETYLLDHQNAKYGNPAQDLYYFLISSAELDIKVDEFDNLIRFYHENLVEHTKLLKYNGFVPSLSELHTILIEHPAFAVGTVISTLTVCLTDEGFNPELFFVETPESEAFRSKLFGNERYKAHVEKIMPWLNRRGLLDP encoded by the exons ATGGTTCAGGGAACAGAGGACATTGCCAACGATCCAATTCCAGCGTGGCTGGATCAGCAAAAATTCGAGCAATTTCTGGATCGTGATTTTCCGGATCTCAAGAAAATTAAGTCATTCCGGATAGAACCCACAGCGGGAAATGGTGAAAACTACACATCGCAGCTGTTGAGAGCGAATTTCGAATTGGAATTAAATG ATGGCTCACAGCAGAGCATTTCCTACATGGCTAAAATCTTGCCCAATTCCGGAAACCGGGAAAATGTCGCCAGCTGGAAAGTATTCGATAAGGAGCGCAACACCTACGGCAAATACATTCCCGAGTTTGAGCAGATGTACAGAGATGCCGGAAAGAAGATTTCCTTTGGACCACGTTACTATGAATCCCAGATTGAATTGGATGAGGAACTTATCGTCCTGGAGGATCTGGGCAAGCGGGGATTCAGGAATGTTCATCGCCAAAATGGCTTGGACATTCAGCATACGGAGGCCACCTTGGAGAAACTGGCCCAGTTCCATGCAGCATCCGCTGTCCGATTTGAGCTGAATGGAGCGTATCCTGAAGAATACAATCGCAACCTGTGCAGCGTAGAGGATAGCTTTAAGGAGTTCCGAGAAAACCAATTGAAGGCCTACATCGATGCGTTTCCCCTTTACAATGCCTCTCACTTGGCAAAGGAAGTG CAGGCCTATGGCAGCCAAGCGGATGATATGTTCCAATCATTTGCGCCCAAGATCGAGGGAGAATTTCGAGTGCTAAATCATGGGGATGCCTGGTGCAATAACTTTATGTACCAATACGATGAGGCGGGCAACCTGGCTGAAGTGAATTTTGTGGATCTACAAATGAGTCGGTTCTCTTCGCCAGCCCAAGACCTACTCTACCTGATACTCTCCTCCACTCAACTGGACTTTAAGATAGCCAAGTTTGATTACATGATCAAGTTCTATCACGAAAAGCTCATTGAGAGCCTTAAGCTGCTCAAGTATCCGAAACCAATGCCTTCGCTCAGAAATCTTCATCAATCGATCTTCATCCACGGTGACTGGA TACTGCCAATTGTGTCCATTCTACTACCCATTGTCCTAATCGATGGCGGTGATGATGCCAATATGGATAGTTTGATGGACGGCGAGGGAGCCGGTGACAAGTTCCGGAACAACACGTTCAAGAATCCACGCGTCATTAGGCACCAAAAAGAGATTCTGCCCTGGGCCCATAGAAGGGGTGCCTTTGAAATCACCAAAT GGGGGAACTTTGGCTGCCAAACATCAGTTCACAGCCATTCTCGCATCCAAACGGTCGTATGGAATTCGCGAGTTCTAGTCAAACTAATCCACTCTCGCCTCACAATGGGACTGCGTAATTCCAAGTCGAAAAAAAGCTATGAGGTAGCTTCCGCCGGTGACCTGAATCAGAAAAAGGCATCAATAAACAGTTCTGGCTCATCTAACGCGGTAATTGAGGGGTCAACCACTACGGCTGacccgccaccaccaccaagcCCTATAATTGAGGAGCCCAATTTGGGGCCAGAATGGTTGAATCAAACGCAATTTGAGGAATTACTCAGTGCCAATGTGGATCAGTTCTCCAAGATAGTGGGCTTCCGGGTGAAGCCAGCCATGGCACCGGGAGAAAACTATGCCACGTTGATGCTAAGGATCAGCATAGATGTGGAGCTCACTG ACAAGAGCACCAAACTGGTCTGCTTCATGCTGAAGGTTCCGCACAACACCCCCCAAATGGAACAGATGTTGGCCATGGCCAACTTCTTCAATAGCGAGAATAAAGTCTACTCggatatattgccaaaattggAGGAACTTTACAAGGCCAAGGGGCTGGACATCAACTTTGCTCCGAAGGCCTTCAAGCTGGACTCCGAAAAGGAGCCCAAATTGGGCAACACTGTGCTGATGAACGATCTGAGCCAGGAAGGGTTCAAGAACCTAAATCGCCTGGAGTGCCTCAACTTGGAGCAAACGAAGTTCGCACTGAAGAAACTGGCCCAGTTCCATGCAGCATCTGCGATGAATGTCCAGGTGAATGGACCCTATGCAGATCAATTCGTTAATGGAATCATGGGTGGAAACAAGGATGTACTAATGGCTTTCTACGAAGGAATAATTGCCTCCTTCCGAACGGCTTTCATGGCCAATTTGAAGAACTTCAAGAACGGAGAAGAATTTCGCGAGAAACTG GAAAAGGCATTTGTTCAGATTTTCTTGGACTTTGAGCACCTAATGAAGGCCGATCCCGATGAGTTCAACGTACTGAACCATGGAGATTGTTGGATGAACAATCTCCTGTTCAAGCTGGACTCAAAGGGGAAAGTGGAGGACATGCTGTTCGTCGACTTCCAGAACCCCAAATACGGCTCACCCACTCAGGACTTGTTTTACCTCATCCTTACGTCGGTGCACATTGACTACAAGCTGGATTACTTTGAATACTTCATCAGGCATTACCATGAGCAGTTGACCAAGCACCTCGATTTGCTGGGTTTCACCGGCAAGCAGCCATCTCTCCGGGAACTGCACATGCAGATGTACAAATATGGAAGTTGGGCAGTGTTCCCCTCGATCAGTGTGCTGCCAATTGTGCTCTTGGATCCCAACGAGTCAGCCACTTTTGAGAATTTCCTGGGAGACTCCGAATCCGGCGCCAAGTTTAAGAACCTTCTGTACGCCAACAAACGCTATCACGGCTACATTGAAAAATTGCTGCCATGGCTGGACAACAAGGGATTCTTGGAGGCCTA CTTCATTAATCAGGTCGTTGCGCCTGAAACGCCCTCATCGGAGCAACCTGACAATCCCAATCAAATATTGGACTGGCTGAATGTCAGCGACATTGCAGAAGTCATTTCATCCGCCGAACCGGAGTTCGAAAAGATTGTGGGCGGATCTTGGTCTTCAGCAACCAAGCCAGGTGACAACTTCGCGTCCAAGCTCTTGAAGATTGACATCGAGACCCAACTGAAAG ATAACACATCCAAGACGTTGTCCTACATCCTGAAAGTGATGCCACAGTCCACGCCCGACAACTTTACGGACGTTAATATGTTTCCCAAGGAAAGGGAAATGTACCGGAAATATATACCTGCCTTTGAGCAACTCTATAAGGATGCAGGCTTGACAGTCACATTTACTGCCAACTCCTTCGTCCTGAATAAACCAATCAAGGAAGAATATTTGCTTATGGAAAATCTGCTGACCAAAGGCTTCAAAATGGCAGATCGCAAGAAAGGTTTGAATATGGAGCACACAAAGAGTTCGCTGAAGAAACTGGCCCAATGGCATGCAGCTTCCATAAAGTACAAGGAGCTAAATGGTGCATACCCTCCGTTATATAACGATGGAATCTATATTGAACAGACTAGAGACTTATTTCATAACATGTTTGCCTCGGCCAAAGAAGCTTATATTCGGATATTCGGAACGTTTGAAGGCGCTGATGAATATTTGCCCAAATTG GAATGGATTATAGATAACCATGTAGACCAGGTCTTGGAAGATGCCAAGATCAATGAGCAAGCGTTTAATGTGCTTAACCATGGTGATGCCTGGATAAACAACATCATGTTCCAATACGACGCGGAGGGTCGGCTCAAGGAAACCTATTTGCTGGATCATCAGAATGCGAAGTACGGCAATCCGGCTCAGGATCTTTACTACTTCCTGATCAGTTCTGCGGAGCTGGACATCAAGGTCGATGAGTTTGACAATCTGATCCGATTTTACCACGAAAATTTGGTAGAGCACACGAAATTGTTGAAATACAACGGATTCGTTCCGTCACTAAGTGAACTGCACACCATATTGATAGAGCATCCGGCATTCG CTGTAGGCACAGTCATCAGTACACTTACTGTTTGCCTAACCGATGAAGGATTCAATCCGGAATTATTCTTTGTCGAGACCCCGGAATCCGAAGCCTTTAGATCCAAACTTTTTGGCAACGAGCGTTACAAAGCCCATGTGGAAAAGATTATGCCTTGGCTGAACAGGAGGGGTCTCCTCGATCCTTGA
- the LOC6606785 gene encoding protein Fer3, translating to MQHPHPSDQPTYMPDVPFQPLWGQEAPPPPIVPYQELIAGFPCTDLSLWQRSQVTPLVPQRPSTNGRANGSSSSSKKTRRRVASMAQRRAANIRERRRMFNLNEAFDKLRRKVPTFAYEKRLSRIETLRLAITYIGFMAELLSGTPSNSHKSRSDVYGSMNGHHQAPPPAIHPHHLHPAAAYQRDFASPYNHSLS from the exons ATGCAGCATCCACATCCCAGTGACCAGCCCACCTACATGCCGGATGTTCCATTCCAGCCGCTTTGGGGTCAGGAGGCTCCACCGCCGCCCATCGTTCCATACCAAGAGCTCATCGCCGGTTTTCCCTGCACTGATTTGT CTCTGTGGCAGCGCTCGCAAGTAACTCCTTTGGTGCCACAGCGCCCATCGACAAATGGAAGGGCCAACGgttcctccagctcctcgaaGAAAACGCGACGACGTGTGGCATCAATGGCCCAACGGAGAGCTGCAAATATCCGCGAACGCCGTCGCATGTTTAACCTGAACGAGGCCTTCGACAAGTTGCGCCGCAAGGTGCCCACCTTCGCCTACGAGAAACGACTGTCCCGCATCGAAACCCTTCGCTTGGCCATCACCTACATCGGATTCATGGCGGAGCTGCTGAGCGGCACGCCCTCGAACTCCCACAAATCCCGGTCCGATGTCTATGGAAGCATGAATGGTCACCATCAGGCGCCACCACCGGCAATTCATCCACATCATCTGCATCCGGCGGCGGCGTATCAACGCGACTTTGCCTCGCCCTATAATCATAGTTTGTCCTAG
- the LOC6606790 gene encoding heme oxygenase 2 translates to MSASEETVADSQVPENVEDVEFVDMAFTKELRKATKDVHNLTDVLVNAKFALALSDDEVWYDGLLAFYELYKFFETHLPERLLPKEFHRTAAFERDFAYFYGSDWRKDYEIRPAVQKYLEHLEKIAAQNELLLFAYSYQMYMALMSGGQMLQKKRMIARKMWIFSKNDDEEQQKQADKEAELATARAADGSVDKDDLEARPMPAQVTICPPGCEATYFPEKISVLKAKLRRVFNNHYGAFDDDLRAAFIEESRNVFRLNIEVVRTIKGVNRANLRKLALALIFVSSIVVAVKFALK, encoded by the exons ATGTCAGCGAGCGAAGAAACAGTAGCGGACAGTCAGGTCCCCGAGAATGTGGAGGATGTGGAATTCGTGGACATGGCGTTCACAAAGGAGTTGCGTAAAGCCACAAAAGATGTGCATAATCTTACTGATGTTCTAGTGAATGCAAAGTTCGCACTTG CCCTTTCAGATGACGAGGTCTGGTACGATGGACTCCTGGCCTTTTACGAACTGTACAAATTCTTTGAGACTCATCTGCCGGAGCGCCTGCTGCCCAAAGAATTCCACAGAACAGCGGCATTCGAAAGGGATTTCGCCTATTTCTACGGTTCCGATTGGAGGAAGGACTACGAAATTCGTCCGGCGGTCCAGAAATATCTCGAGCACCTAGAGAAGATTGCCGCACAGAATGAACTCTTGCTGTTTGCCTACTCCTATCAGATGTACATGGCTCTGATGTCCGGTGGACAAATGTTGCAGAAGAAGCGTATGATCGCTCGTAAGATGTGGATCTTTTCAAAGAACGATGACGAGGAGCAGCAGAAACAGGCCGACAAGGAGGCAGAGTTGGCCACCGCCAGAGCTGCCGATGGCTCTGTAGACAAAGACGACTTGGAGGCCAGGCCAATGCCTGCCCAGGTTACCATTTGTCCGCCGGGATGTGAGGCCACATATTTTCCTGAGAAG ATCTCCGTCTTGAAGGCTAAACTAAGGCGCGTTTTCAACAATCACTACGGAGCTTTTGACGATGATTTGCGAGCTGCTTTTATTGAGGAGAGTCGTAACGTATTTCGCTTAAATATAGAAGTAGTGCGGACCATCAAAGGTGTGAATCGTGCCAATCTTAGGAAGCTGGCCCTCGCACTAATCTTTGTGTCAAGTATTGTAGTGGCCGTGAAATTTGCTCTCAAGTAA
- the LOC6606789 gene encoding uncharacterized protein LOC6606789: MGLRNSKEKQSHEVKTSERGQKAQVNPEPPAPPKKSQPEVDHSDLVPKWLNQTLFEELLAANVDQFSKIVGFRVKSAMAPGENYATLMLRIGIDVELTDSGTKVVSFMMKVPHDTPQMEQMMSVANFFISENAAYTEILPKMEELYKAKGLDIKFAPQAFKLDATKEPKVANTVLMHDLGQNGFKNINRLECLNLEQTKFALTRLAQFHAAGATMVQVHGPYPDIFVNGVMGSNKEAIIAFMEGMLGSFKTSFMANLDKFKNGEEYREKLEKALTGLTMEFMKLGIVDPNEFNALNHGDCWMNNLLFKMNSSGDLEDMIFVDFQNPKYGTPAMDLLYFIMTSVQIEYKLSHFDFFIRNYHEALVKHLGILGFTGRKPSLRELHRTLIKYGGWVLFPTISVLPVVLLDPTQSATFDNFMSDSADGVSFRDSLYANKRYQGYIERILPWLDNRGYLEVSTDPLPFELLAALKAQQPQPENTDQIPDWLSVDDFKDIILSTEPNFEKILSSTSKLATKPGDNFASKLLKVEIEAQLKDNSVKTFSYILKVHSDNDAINFSDFNLFPKEIEVYSTYVPAFERFYKDAGLAVTFSPKSFRLSKDVSKEYLILENLQPSGFKMVDRMFGMDLEHSKCTLKKLAQWHAASLKYKELNGPYPPKYNNGIFTEQTAPIFKSMFVNTKKSFIEEVGKFDGVDEYLHKLPEILDTYVDRILEDAKINEQEFNVLNHGDAWINNIMFQYDSDGRVKETFLLDHQVTKYGNPAQDLYYFIMSSTQVDIKVDQFDYLIRWYHQNLQEHAKLLNYSGFIPSLKELHVILIQHPIFAAGTVLTTLSMCLNKTTDDFTTESCLGNDENGKSLRALMFSNERYRANIERVMPWINRRGLLDNFANGNSQ, translated from the exons ATGGGATTGAGAAATTCCAAGGAAAAGCAGAGCCATGAAGTGAAAACTTCGGAGCGAGGACAAAAAGCCCAGGTGAACCCTGAACCCCCAGCTCCGCCCAAAAAATCTCAACCAGAGGTGGATCACAGTGATTTGGTGCCCAAGTGGCTGAATCAAACGCTATTTGAGGAATTACTCGCCGCTAATGTGGATCAGTTCTCCAAGATAGTGGGCTTCCGGGTGAAGTCCGCCATGGCACCGGGAGAAAACTATGCCACACTTATGCTGAGAATCGGCATAGATGTGGAACTCACTG acAGTGGCACCAAGGTGGTCTCCTTCATGATGAAAGTGCCACACGATACTCCGCAAATGGAACAAATGATGAGCGTTGCCAACTTCTTTATCAGCGAGAACGCAGCCTACACTGAGATTCTCCCGAAAATGGAGGAGCTCTATAAGGCCAAGGGTCTGGACATCAAATTCGCTCCGCAAGCATTCAAACTGGACGCCACCAAGGAGCCCAAGGTGGCTAACACGGTGCTGATGCACGATCTCGGCCAGAATGGTTTCAAAAACATAAACCGATTGGAGTGCCTGAACCTGGAGCAGACCAAGTTCGCATTGACCAGGCTAGCGCAGTTCCATGCAGCGGGAGCGACTATGGTCCAGGTGCATGGACCCTATCCCGATATATTCGTAAACGGCGTGATGGGAAGCAACAAGGAAGCTATCATTGCATTTATGGAGGGCATGTTGGGATCCTTTAAAACGTCGTTTATGGCCAATCTGGATAAGTTCAAGAACGGAGAAGAGTATCGGGAGAAGCTT GAAAAAGCACTGACTGGCCTCACTATGGAGTTCATGAAACTTGGTATTGTGGATCCCAACGAGTTCAATGCACTGAACCATGGCGATTGCTGGATGAATAATCTTCTGTTCAAGATGAACTCCAGCGGGGATTTGGAGGATATGATCTTTGTCGATTTCCAGAATCCCAAATACGGCACTCCCGCCATGGATCTGCTCTACTTCATCATGACCTCGGTTCAAATTGAGTACAAGCTGAGCCACTTTGACTTCTTCATCAGGAATTACCACGAAGCACTGGTCAAGCACTTGGGCATTTTGGGATTCACTGGCCGAAAGCCATCGCTGAGGGAATTGCACCGAACGCTCATCAAGTACGGCGGATGGGTGCTATTCCCAACCATCTCCGTGCTGCCAGTGGTTCTCTTGGACCCCACTCAGTCGGCCACATTCGACAACTTTATGTCGGACTCTGCGGATGGGGTTAGTTTCAGGGATAGTTTGTATGCCAACAAACGTTATCAGGGATACATCGAACGCATTCTGCCTTGGTTGGATAATAGAGGCTACTTGGAGGTCAG CACTGACCCACTGCCATTCGAATTGCTGGCTGCTTTGAAGGCGCAGCAGCCACAGCCGGAGAATACGGATCAGATCCCGGACTGGCTAAGTGTTGACGATTTCAAGGACATCATTTTATCCACGGAACCAAATTTCGAGAAGATCTTAAGCAGTACTTCGAAGTTGGCGACAAAACCTGGCGACAACTTTGCTTCCAAGCTGCTGAAGGTGGAAATCGAGGCTCAGTTAAAAG ACAATAGCGTGAAGACCTTCTCGTACATCCTGAAAGTTCACAGCGACAATGACGCGATCAACTTCTCCGACTTTAACCTGTTCCCAAAAGAGATCGAGGTTTACAGCACATATGTGCCCGCCTTCGAGCGTTTCTATAAGGATGCTGGCCTAGCAGTCACCTTTAGTCCCAAGTCCTTCCGACTCAGCAAGGACGTCAGCAAGGAGTACCTGATATTGGAGAACCTGCAGCCCAGTGGCTTCAAGATGGTCGATCGCATGTTTGGAATGGACTTGGAGCATTCCAAGTGCACGCTGAAAAAGTTGGCCCAGTGGCATGCAGCCTCTCTGAAGTACAAGGAACTAAATGGACCCTATCCCCCCAAATACAACAATGGCATTTTCACGGAGCAAACGGCACCTATATTTAAGAGTATGTTTGTTAACACCAAGAAATCCTTTATAGAAGAAGTGGGCAAGTTTGACGGCGTGGATGAGTACTTGCACAAACTG CCAGAGATCTTGGATACGTATGTTGACAGAATACTTGAAGATGCCAAAATTAACGAACAAGAGTTTAATGTGCTCAATCATGGTGATGCGTGGATAAACAACATCATGTTCCAATACGACTCAGATGGTCGCGTCAAGGAAACCTTCCTGCTGGATCACCAAGTCACGAAGTACGGAAATCCTGCCCAGGATCTGTACTACTTCATAATGAGCTCCACTCAAGTGGACATCAAAGTCGATCAGTTTGATTACCTCATCCGATGGTATCATCAAAACTTGCAGGAGCACGCTAAGCTGTTGAACTACAGCGGATTTATTCCCTCGCTAAAGGAACTGCACGTCATTCTGATACAGCACCCCATTTTTG CTGCTGGAACTGTGCTCACCACCTTGTCGATGTGCCTTAACAAGACAACTGATGACTTTACCACTGAAAGCTGTTTGGGAAATGACGAGAATGGCAAATCACTGAGGGCATTAATGTTTAGCAACGAACGTTACAGGGCCAATATAGAACGTGTCATGCCTTGGATAAATAGACGAGGACTGCTTGATAATTTCGCCAACGGAAATTCCCAATAA
- the LOC6606784 gene encoding protein ABHD11: MARQRLLCSILSRGGAQVLRNFQSFVQGTRLEYVSYISPRNQMQAPPIVVMHDLNLSLESWRQVAVNLSQVGLRQVITVDARNHGLSPYISGHSPMHLAADVEALMSHQGLNKIVALGHGMGGRAMMTLALTQPQLVERVILVDITPAPVPSNFYLTRQVFEMMLQVAPSIPSNLSLSEGRTFILPLFQDVVHDASELRRIIYNLRKMQDNTFGWAVNPQAVLSSWGEMMINYEATLGGLRPYMGEVLLIAGAQSEFVTTTSIAVMQRYFPNTVVQILDAGHCVYEDQPEQFVELVVEFTQTCLVC; this comes from the coding sequence ATGGCAAGACAGCGACTTCTCTGCTCGATCCTTTCCAGAGGCGGAGCCCAAGTGCTGCGAAACTTCCAGTCATTTGTCCAGGGCACTCGCTTGGAGTACGTCTCCTACATCTCGCCGCGCAATCAGATGCAGGCGCCACCAATTGTGGTGATGCACGACCTCAATCTGTCACTGGAATCCTGGCGCCAGGTGGCTGTTAACCTCAGTCAGGTTGGATTGCGCCAGGTGATCACCGTGGATGCTCGGAATCATGGCCTTAGTCCTTACATATCCGGGCATTCGCCAATGCACCTGGCTGCCGACGTGGAAGCCCTAATGAGCCACCAGGGACTGAACAAGATCGTTGCACTTGGACATGGAATGGGCGGTCGGGCAATGATGACACTGGCACTCACCCAGCCGCAGCTTGTAGAACGGGTCATACTGGTGGACATCACACCGGCACCGGTGCCCAGTAACTTCTATCTCACCCGGCAGGTGTTCGAGATGATGCTCCAGGTGGCGCCGAGTATTCCCTCAAATCTATCACTTTCCGAGGGGCGCACGTTCATCCTGCCACTGTTCCAGGATGTGGTCCACGACGCCTCCGAGCTGCGTCGCATTATTTACAATCTGCGCAAGATGCAGGACAACACCTTCGGCTGGGCAGTTAATCCGCAGGCGGTTCTGAGCTCCTGGGGGGAGATGATGATTAATTACGAGGCCACTTTGGGCGGACTGCGTCCCTACATGGGCGAGGTCCTGCTCATCGCCGGTGCCCAGTCGGAATTCGTGACCACGACGAGTATTGCCGTGATGCAGAGATATTTCCCAAATACAGTGGTGCAGATACTGGATGCTGGACACTGTGTGTACGAGGATCAGCCGGAACAGTTTGTTGAACTGGTCGTGGAGTTCACTCAAACATGCTTAGTATGTTGA
- the LOC6606786 gene encoding uncharacterized protein LOC6606786 codes for MSSPLLVTQQSQDASLPTWVDQKELEALAKQIPDFRKIESLRWKWETQLADPALCVHFQVLVADNKKRQVSYLIKSPETVSIGLKVPKKGYFSTERHMFEVVLPALEELYQNSDRIVHFGPPVIQAKQKSNHIYCDYILNKGYSVANGLKGLSVTAMEGVLSKLAAYHAGTVAYIAKNPGKMRELPKLGEQSKSNEEAAELKSLYQLRFHESLRSNDVRQYEDKVKSFQKYLKSGTEILDSKASFNVILNGSCLPNNFLLQVDAFGNVKDTLFSGFQTAKYGPAVYDLFSLLLTAPAEKSIRFDGYVKFYHDQLIENLKLLKFLGKKPSLTDLQLDLLKYGHWAYETATEILPIVLSDLGDNDIEELFRNPVFGEQIRELLPWMENRGYFEED; via the exons ATGTCGAGCCCACTACTGGTAACACAACAATCCCAAGACGCTTCTCTGCCGACTTGGGTGGATCAGAAGGAGTTGGAAGCCTTGGCAAAGCAGATCCCAGACTTCAGAAAAATCGAGAGTCTTCGATGGAAGTGGGAGACTCAACTGGCCGATCCGGCACTCTGTGTTCACTTTCAGGTGCTTGTGGCAG ACAACAAGAAACGGCAAGTGAGTTACCTAATCAAGTCACCAGAAACAGTGTCAATTGGACTAAAGGTGCCCAAAAAGGGGTATTTCTCAACGGAGCGTCACATGTTCGAAGTGGTGTTACCTGCCCTGGAGGAGCTTTATCAAAATTCAGATAGAATCGTTCACTTTGGACCACCAGTCATCCAGGCAAAGCAGAAATCCAACCACATCTATTGCGACTACATTCTAAACAAGGGTTATTCCGTGGCCAATGGTCTCAAAGGCTTGTCCGTAACCGCCATGGAAGGCGTACTTTCGAAACTGGCTGCTTATCACGCCGGTACGGTTGCCTATATAGCTAAGAATCCCGGAAAGATGAGGGAGCTTCCAAAGCTTGGAGAGCAATCAAAATCGAATGAAGAGGCTGCCGAACTGAAGAGCTTGTATCAATTAAGATTTCACGAAAGTCTACGATCGAACGACGTCAGGCAATACGAAGATAAGGTG aaatctTTTCAAAAGTATTTGAAATCCGGTACGGAGATTCTGGATTCGAAAGCTTCTTTCAACGTCATTCTAAATGGATCTTGTTTGCCGAATAACTTCCTCCTGCAAGTAGATGCTTTCGGGAATGTTAAGGATACGCTCTTCAGTGGTTTTCAAACTGCCAAATATGGTCCGGCTGTATACGATCTTTTCAGTTTACTTCTCACGGCCCCAGCTGAAAAATCTATCCGATTTGATGGTTATGTGAAGTTCTATCACGATCAGTTGATCGAAAATCTGAAACTCCTAAAGTTTCTGGGAAAGAAGCCCAGCCTCACGGATTTACAATTGGATTTACTGAAATACGGTCATTGGG CATATGAAACTGCCACGGAAATACTGCCGATCGTTCTCTCGGATTTGGGAGACAACGACATTGAAGAGCTCTTTAGGAATCCCGTGTTTGGGGAACAAATCAGAGAGCTGCTGCCATGGATGGAGAATCGTGGTTACTTTGAAGAAGACTAG